A stretch of DNA from Streptomyces rubradiris:
TCGAGGGCGCCGCCCACCTGCCCAACCTGGAGCGCCCCGAGGAGTTCAACCGGCACCTCGCCGCGTTCCTGACCCGCCTGGACGAGACCGCGTAGCCCCGCCCCGGCCCTCGTCCGACGGCCCACGGGCCCGCCCCCCGCCCGGCGGGAAACGCCCCAAAAACCACCACTCCCCCATAATGGGCCCATGCCCCGAGAGTTCCCCATCGGCCTGACCCCTCCCGACTGGCTGGTGCGGAACCTCAGACCCCAGCAGGCGCCGGTCAACTGGGCCGCCGTGGCCCGCGCCGCCGTCGCCATGGCCCTCCCGCTGGCCGTCGGCCTCGCCGCGGACCGCCCGGCGTACGGTGCCCTCGCCTCCATGGGCGCCCTGTCCGGGGTCATCGGCGACACCGCCGACGCCTACCGGATGCGCATCCTCAACATCGCCGTCCCCCAGCTCTTCGGCGCGGTCGGGGTGACCCTGGGCACCCTGGTGTACGGGCACGGCTGGTACGCGGTCGCCGCCGTCACCGGCGTCGCGCTGGTCTCCGGCATGATCTCCACGATCGGCGCGGTGGCCTCGGTCTCCGGCCTGCTGCTGCTCCTGAACTGCGTGGTCGGCGCGGGCCTGCCGCTGCCCTCCCCCTGGTGGCTGGCCCCGGCCCTGATGACCGGCGGCGGCCTGCTGGTCCTGCTCCTCGCCCTGCTCGCCTGGCCGCTGCGCGCGGGGGTCCCCGAGCGGACCGCGGTCGCCGCCACCTACCGCGCGGTCGCCGACCTGCTCGCCACCGCCGGCACCGACCGCACCGAGGCCTACGAGGAGGCCCGCCGCACGGTCACCCAGTCCCTGAACGAGTCCTACGACCTGATCCTCGCCCGGCGCGCCCGCCACCACGGCCGCAGCCCGGACCTGACCCGGCTGCTGGCCCAGCTGAACGCGATCACCCCGGTGATCGAGGCGGCCCCCGCCGCCCACCTGGCGGCCCGCCCACTGCCCCCGCGGTTCCCCGAAGCGGTCCGCGCCCTGGCCCGCGACGTGGCGGCGGGCACGGCTCCCGCGCCTCCCTTGGACCTTCCCGTGCCGGCCACCGAGACGGCCCGTGCGGTGGACCACGCCCTGCGCCACACCGCCGAGGTCGTCGCCGCGCCCGACGTGGACCCCCGGGGCATCGACGACCGCCTGGGCCGCCCGGCCACGCTCGGCGTCCGCACGGCCCGGGCCGCGCGCAGCGTCGTGCTGTCCGCCAACTCCTGGCGCTACGGCGTCCGGCTGGCGCTCTGCATCGGCCTCGCCCAGGCGCTGGTCTCCCTGGTCCCGGTCCCCCGCTCCTACTGGGTGGCGCTGACCGTCACCTTCGTCCTCAAGCCGGACTTCGGCTCGGTGTTCTCCCGCGCCCTCATGCGCGCCGTGGGCACAGTGGCCGGCCTGGTGGTGGCGGCGGTGGTCCTCGCCGAGGTCCCCCTGGGCTGGTGGGACGTGCCGGTCCTGTTCCTCCTCGCGCCCCTGATCCCCGCCCTGACCCCGCGGGGCTACGGCTACCAGACCGCGGCCATCACCCCGGTGATCCTCCTGCTGTCCGACGTCCTCAACCGCCAGGGCACAGCCCTGCTGCTGCCCCGGCTGAACGACTCGCTGCTGGGCTGCGCGATCGCCCTGACGGCCGGCTACCTGTGCTGGCCGGAGAGCTGGCACACCCGGGTGGGCGACC
This window harbors:
- a CDS encoding FUSC family protein, which encodes MPREFPIGLTPPDWLVRNLRPQQAPVNWAAVARAAVAMALPLAVGLAADRPAYGALASMGALSGVIGDTADAYRMRILNIAVPQLFGAVGVTLGTLVYGHGWYAVAAVTGVALVSGMISTIGAVASVSGLLLLLNCVVGAGLPLPSPWWLAPALMTGGGLLVLLLALLAWPLRAGVPERTAVAATYRAVADLLATAGTDRTEAYEEARRTVTQSLNESYDLILARRARHHGRSPDLTRLLAQLNAITPVIEAAPAAHLAARPLPPRFPEAVRALARDVAAGTAPAPPLDLPVPATETARAVDHALRHTAEVVAAPDVDPRGIDDRLGRPATLGVRTARAARSVVLSANSWRYGVRLALCIGLAQALVSLVPVPRSYWVALTVTFVLKPDFGSVFSRALMRAVGTVAGLVVAAVVLAEVPLGWWDVPVLFLLAPLIPALTPRGYGYQTAAITPVILLLSDVLNRQGTALLLPRLNDSLLGCAIALTAGYLCWPESWHTRVGDRLADAVADTALYVERAFGPGVDPAARARMRRRLYRDLSVIRTEFQRALTEPPPTGRRAAAWWPLVVAVERIVDATTAARVRVKHGAAPPTPAEIAQVTLQLRELAEGVRRARTLTAVRSDLTGPAESVLEPLRQEVAAARSITSPR